The following coding sequences are from one Thermodesulforhabdaceae bacterium window:
- a CDS encoding ABC transporter ATP-binding protein codes for MLKIEELVVKYGHIEALHGIDLYVEEGEIVAILGANGAGKSTTLLTISGLLRPAKGSIFFKDIPIHKLPAHDIVRLGIAQVPEGRRIFGTLTVRENLLLGAITQKNKSKITDMEQRIYKLFPILEERRSQLAGTLSGGEQQMLAIGRALMSNPKLLLLDEPSLGLAPLLVKSIFQTIKEINQEGVTVLLVEQNARAALTIAHRGYIMETGRIVLTDGAKALLANPDVKRAYLGG; via the coding sequence CTGCTAAAAATAGAAGAGCTGGTGGTCAAATACGGGCATATTGAAGCGCTTCACGGTATTGACCTTTACGTTGAAGAAGGCGAAATAGTGGCAATTCTTGGAGCCAACGGAGCAGGAAAGTCAACAACTCTTCTTACCATAAGCGGTCTTTTACGTCCGGCGAAGGGATCTATCTTCTTCAAAGACATCCCGATTCATAAGCTTCCAGCCCACGACATTGTTCGGCTTGGCATTGCTCAGGTTCCCGAAGGAAGACGAATCTTCGGAACGCTTACCGTGCGAGAAAACCTGTTACTCGGAGCTATCACCCAGAAAAACAAATCAAAAATTACCGATATGGAACAGCGTATTTACAAACTGTTTCCCATTCTCGAAGAGCGTCGCTCCCAGCTTGCAGGCACTCTAAGCGGTGGTGAACAACAGATGCTGGCTATTGGTAGAGCTCTTATGAGTAACCCAAAACTGCTTCTTCTGGATGAACCAAGTCTTGGTCTTGCTCCTCTCCTGGTAAAAAGTATATTCCAAACCATAAAGGAGATAAACCAGGAGGGTGTAACGGTGCTTCTTGTTGAACAGAACGCTCGAGCGGCTCTAACTATTGCTCACCGAGGCTACATCATGGAAACGGGCCGCATTGTGCTCACCGACGGTGCGAAAGCTCTGTTAGCTAATCCCGATGTAAAAAGAGCTTACCTGGGAGGCTAG
- a CDS encoding ABC transporter permease, which yields MLGEEFKLWWIRLWSLTLKELLQLSRDGFLIIAIVYMFTLDIWLSGNVHLELHRATLIVRDADHSEVSRELIANFRYPYFKLGGEVFDEREGIWMLDRNEAIVLLDIPENFMRDLRSGRTVDVQVMVDGSNTVIGTLASNYAGRIIGEYGLDRALERIKFHPDKLETVPRVDVRVRVWYNPNQEDFWFLPISELLTVITILGLMLPAAAAVREKERGTIEQLLVSPLTPAQIMIPKVVSMTLVVIVGTAFSLFGVIKGVFGIPVKGNLGFFFLTVALYTVAVSGMGLFISTFTRNLAQVAMLVLVVAMPVVLLSGAWTPPEAMPVWLRRAIHLSPLYYFIEMSYGILLRGAGFGALWDSFLGLSLLGSISFVFGAYRFRRQFR from the coding sequence ATGTTAGGTGAAGAATTTAAGCTCTGGTGGATAAGGCTATGGTCACTTACGCTTAAGGAATTGCTCCAGCTTTCTCGAGATGGTTTTTTGATTATTGCTATAGTTTACATGTTCACTCTTGATATTTGGCTCAGTGGTAATGTTCATCTTGAACTTCACAGAGCTACTCTTATTGTGCGTGATGCAGACCACAGTGAAGTATCACGGGAACTCATTGCTAACTTCCGATATCCCTATTTTAAGCTTGGTGGTGAAGTTTTCGATGAGCGAGAAGGCATATGGATGCTCGATCGAAATGAGGCGATAGTTTTGCTCGACATTCCAGAAAACTTCATGCGGGATTTAAGATCTGGAAGGACTGTAGATGTTCAGGTGATGGTGGATGGAAGCAATACCGTAATTGGAACTCTCGCTTCAAATTATGCCGGTCGGATTATTGGTGAATATGGGCTGGATAGAGCGCTGGAGAGAATAAAGTTTCATCCTGATAAACTGGAAACTGTTCCACGAGTGGATGTGCGTGTTAGAGTCTGGTATAACCCGAATCAGGAAGACTTCTGGTTTTTGCCTATTTCGGAACTTCTTACCGTAATTACCATCCTTGGTCTTATGCTTCCTGCTGCTGCAGCGGTGCGGGAGAAAGAACGAGGCACCATTGAACAGCTTCTTGTATCCCCGCTTACTCCGGCTCAGATCATGATTCCAAAGGTTGTTTCAATGACTCTTGTTGTTATTGTCGGCACAGCCTTTTCTCTTTTTGGAGTCATAAAAGGCGTTTTTGGCATACCCGTTAAGGGCAACCTCGGTTTTTTCTTTCTAACTGTAGCTCTTTACACTGTGGCAGTTTCCGGAATGGGGCTTTTTATATCAACCTTTACCAGAAATCTGGCTCAAGTGGCGATGTTAGTTCTTGTAGTTGCTATGCCCGTGGTGTTGCTTTCGGGTGCGTGGACTCCACCGGAAGCCATGCCGGTATGGCTCCGTAGAGCAATTCATCTATCACCGCTTTATTACTTCATTGAAATGAGCTACGGGATTTTGCTTAGAGGCGCAGGTTTTGGTGCCTTGTGGGATTCCTTTTTAGGACTTTCTTTGCTTGGATCCATATCTTTCGTTTTTGGAGCTTACAGGTTTAGACGTCAGTTTAGGTAA